Proteins encoded by one window of Fischerella sp. PCC 9605:
- a CDS encoding ABC transporter ATP-binding protein produces the protein MNLQGFDILKSKLRSANTLLSDLIKTLSLVWAASRYWTIAWMVMLLVQGLLPAISITLTRQVVDNLVVVAGSGISAASIQKILMPVALMAGIMIVGEFLNSSGEWIRTAQSELVGDYITGLIHKQSVSVDYGFYEYSEYNDKLNRAREGASGRSLALLESAGTLLQNSITLFAMAAILLPYGLWLPTILIISALPAFYVLMYLSKIQYQWSQRTTTDRRWLMYYDYLLTNSSTAAEVRLFDFANYFQSSYRSLRRRLVKEQFQLLKLQTLGRFVAAIVALIITGGALAWMGRQVLLGILTLGDLALFYQAFNQGQGIVKELLSNLGKIYRNGLFIGNLFEFLQIQPKIVDPAKPIAVPVKPQQGIRFRQVTFRYPGSTEPVLENFNLTIPAGKIVAIVGDNGAGKSTLIKLLCRFYDPESGRIELDGIDVRDFAVQEFRRLITVLFQSPIHYHTSAGENIALGDISAEFNQAEIEAAAKASGIHDKIMRLPLGYQSMLGKLFPEGTDLSGGQWQRLALARAFFRRAQIVILDEPTSAMDPWAEYDWLERFRTLARGRMAIVITHRFTLAMQADIIHVMRDGQIVESGSHDQLLALDGLYAQSWKAQMESSASPVMESGIV, from the coding sequence TTGAATTTGCAGGGTTTTGATATCTTGAAGAGCAAACTTCGTAGTGCAAATACTTTACTAAGCGATTTAATAAAAACTCTTAGCCTTGTCTGGGCGGCATCTCGTTACTGGACGATCGCTTGGATGGTGATGTTACTGGTGCAAGGATTGCTTCCAGCTATCTCAATTACTCTCACCCGACAGGTAGTTGATAATCTAGTCGTAGTTGCTGGTAGCGGTATTTCTGCGGCAAGTATTCAGAAGATTCTTATGCCAGTGGCGTTGATGGCGGGCATCATGATAGTAGGAGAGTTTTTGAACAGTTCTGGTGAATGGATTCGCACTGCTCAATCAGAATTGGTAGGGGACTATATCACTGGTTTGATTCACAAACAGTCAGTGAGCGTGGATTATGGCTTTTATGAATATTCTGAGTATAATGACAAACTTAATCGGGCACGGGAAGGGGCAAGTGGGCGATCGCTAGCATTACTAGAAAGCGCGGGCACTTTGCTGCAAAACAGCATCACATTGTTTGCTATGGCAGCAATCTTGCTTCCCTACGGGCTATGGCTACCCACAATTTTAATCATCAGTGCTTTACCGGCATTCTATGTATTAATGTATCTCAGCAAAATTCAATATCAATGGTCACAGCGGACAACAACCGATCGCCGCTGGTTAATGTATTATGACTATTTGCTCACAAACAGTTCTACAGCGGCGGAAGTACGGTTATTTGACTTTGCGAATTATTTCCAGTCGTCTTATCGGAGTTTGCGCCGACGACTTGTCAAGGAACAATTTCAGTTATTAAAATTACAAACTTTAGGTCGCTTTGTTGCTGCGATCGTCGCACTGATTATTACTGGTGGGGCGTTAGCTTGGATGGGGCGGCAAGTATTACTAGGTATTCTCACTCTCGGGGATCTAGCTCTGTTTTACCAGGCATTCAATCAGGGACAAGGTATTGTCAAGGAATTACTAAGCAATCTGGGAAAAATTTATCGCAATGGCTTGTTTATTGGTAACTTGTTTGAGTTTTTACAGATCCAGCCCAAAATTGTCGATCCTGCCAAACCCATCGCCGTACCCGTAAAACCCCAACAGGGAATTAGATTTCGGCAGGTTACTTTCCGTTACCCCGGTAGTACGGAACCTGTGTTAGAGAATTTTAACTTGACGATTCCAGCTGGGAAAATAGTGGCGATCGTTGGTGATAATGGTGCTGGAAAAAGTACTCTCATTAAGCTTTTGTGCCGTTTTTATGACCCTGAGTCGGGAAGAATTGAACTAGACGGCATTGATGTGCGTGACTTTGCTGTGCAAGAATTTCGCAGATTAATTACTGTTTTGTTCCAATCTCCAATTCACTACCACACCAGTGCTGGAGAAAATATCGCTTTGGGTGATATCTCAGCAGAATTCAATCAAGCAGAGATTGAAGCAGCTGCAAAAGCCTCGGGTATCCACGATAAAATTATGCGCTTACCCTTGGGTTATCAGAGCATGTTAGGTAAGTTGTTTCCAGAGGGAACCGATTTAAGTGGTGGTCAATGGCAGCGTTTGGCACTAGCGCGGGCATTTTTTAGACGCGCTCAAATCGTGATTTTAGATGAACCGACTAGCGCTATGGACCCCTGGGCCGAATACGATTGGTTAGAACGTTTCCGCACTTTGGCCAGAGGTCGTATGGCAATTGTGATTACCCATCGCTTCACCTTGGCAATGCAAGCAGACATTATTCATGTAATGCGTGATGGTCAGATTGTCGAATCTGGTAGCCACGATCAATTGCTAGCTTTAGATGGTCTGTATGCCCAATCTTGGAAAGCACAAATGGAATCTAGTGCAAGCCCGGTAATGGAAAGTGGAATTGTTTAA